A stretch of DNA from Bacteroidales bacterium:
TAAAAGCTTCTTTATCTATTTCGGGATAATATCCTTTAAACATTTCAGCAGCATGTTCTTTAAGCTGTGATATAGTTTCGTTTATTTGTTTTTCGTTAGCTTTTTTATCCTTTAGAAGTGGTTCTAATGAAAGAAAAGGTTGAATTGCCATTATTTGCGAACTTCCTTGTAATATTCCAAACGAAAAATAAATTAAATGGGTAATAGGTTCAGAAATAGCTTTGTAGCTTTCTTTATAATCATTTATAATGTTACCATACATTGCCATTCTTTCGGCATCTGCATTAATCCATTCTTGTAATTTTTGGTCATACATAGAACGTTGAGCAACGGCATCGGTTTTTTGAAGGGTAACCATTTCACCTTGCCAAAGTTTGTAACCATTAGCTAAACTAGCATAATCGCTTGCTAAAGCAATTTTAACTTCTTTCGATGCATCCATGTATTTTTTCCATACTTCGAGTTTTTTACCAACTAACTTCACTAAAGTAGGATTATAAACATCGCGTTTGTATTCCATTCCCGATGCGGTTAAATAACGTTCCGTTTGCCCGGGATACCCCATAATCATAGTAAAATCGTTGGGCTTAATTCCCTTAATAGAAATATTTAAATGATATAATGGAGCATAAGGGACATTATCTTTATTGTAAGTTGCTGGTTTTCCATCGGCACTCATATAAACACGGAAAATAGAGAAATCGCCAGTATGACGAGGCCACATCCAATTGTCGGTATCACCCCCAAATTTACCAATACTGGACGGAGGAGCCCCTACAAGTCTTACATCTCTAAAAACTTCATATACAAATAGATAATATTCATTTCCGGCAAAAAATTGTTTTACTTTTGCACTATATCCATTTCCTTCTTTTGCTTCTTTTTCAATAGCAGCGATAGCTTTACGAATAGCAGCGGTACGCTCTTCTTCTTTCATATCGTCTTTTACACCTTCAAGAACGCGAGCTGTAACATCTTCGATGCGTATAAGGTGCGATGCACATAACCCTTCTGCCGAAAGTTCTTCGCTCATATTTTTAGCCCAAAATCCATTAGCTAAATAATCGTGCTCAACAGTCGATAATTTAGCAATAGCATCATATCCGCAATGATGATTGGTAAAAAGTAAACCTTTTCCACTTACCATTTCGGCAGTACAAAAGCCTGAAAATTCACCATTTTGTTCATGACCAAGTTGAAAAATAGCATCTTTAATTGACGAATGATTAATACTGTAAATTTCTTCTGGGGTTAGTTTACAACCCAATTTTTGCATATCAGCATAATTAAGCTTTCCAATAAGACTAGGAATCCACATTCCTTCATCTGCCTTTGAAAACAATGTAAATAAGCCTATAAAAAGGCTAACAAAAAATAATTTAAGAAATTTCATGTTACATTTTTTTTAGTTAAACATTTGCCCAAATGTAATAAGTTTTATAATATGTGCTTATGACGAAAATCGTTAAAAATAGTTACAAAATAAAAAACTAATTTTAGCTATCTTTGCATATAGTGAGAAATAAAAGTAATTATGATAACTGCTGAAGAAAAAATTGCTCTGGATCAAACATTTGAAGAAATATTAACTAATTGCCATCGCTGCCGTTCAGATGAAGATAAAGCTCAAATACGCAAAGCTTACGATTTAGCTTTTAAAGCTCACGAAAACATGCGTCGAAAAAGCGGCGAACCCTACTTATACCATCCCTTGGCAGTCGCAAAAATTGCAACTGAAGAAATTGGATTAGGTGCTAC
This window harbors:
- a CDS encoding S46 family peptidase — its product is MKFLKLFFVSLFIGLFTLFSKADEGMWIPSLIGKLNYADMQKLGCKLTPEEIYSINHSSIKDAIFQLGHEQNGEFSGFCTAEMVSGKGLLFTNHHCGYDAIAKLSTVEHDYLANGFWAKNMSEELSAEGLCASHLIRIEDVTARVLEGVKDDMKEEERTAAIRKAIAAIEKEAKEGNGYSAKVKQFFAGNEYYLFVYEVFRDVRLVGAPPSSIGKFGGDTDNWMWPRHTGDFSIFRVYMSADGKPATYNKDNVPYAPLYHLNISIKGIKPNDFTMIMGYPGQTERYLTASGMEYKRDVYNPTLVKLVGKKLEVWKKYMDASKEVKIALASDYASLANGYKLWQGEMVTLQKTDAVAQRSMYDQKLQEWINADAERMAMYGNIINDYKESYKAISEPITHLIYFSFGILQGSSQIMAIQPFLSLEPLLKDKKANEKQINETISQLKEHAAEMFKGYYPEIDKEAFKALLLAYLKDIPKDKQLSYFTTDFVKNFKGKTDEERVNNFLNVIYTKSIFTDKTRMDKFLSNPSESALSKDPLLIFQKSVLGEYQFKLIPAYQSANSKFRVLDRKYFKAIRQFEPNKAFYPDANSTFRLTYGTVQPYKPKDAVYYNYITYLDGVIEKMDNTNPEFMVDARLVELYNKKDFGRYADETGKLPVAFLSDNDITGGNSGSPIMNANGELIGIAFDGNWDWLCSNFIYSKELQRTINVDVRYVLWVIEKFAGATNIIDELTIKG